CCTGCGCTACCAGCGCTGAGGCGGGGCCTGTCCCTGTCCCGGGCCGTGACGTGCGAGCCGCACCCGCACGCACCCTCATCCCGCGCGCTGGTGGCGGAGCCGTCGCCGTGTGCCGGAACGGGTCCGCCACCAGCGGTGGCGAGGGTGTTCAGAGTCGTTCGATCCAGATGTTGCGGAACCTCGGGTTGTCACCGGGGTCTCCGTGGTCCTGCAACCGGATGTGGCCCGGTGCCGGGCCCTCGGGCCGGCCCGCACCTGTGGTGCCGTTGATGCTGACGTTGTTGTGCACCAGCTTGCCGTTCCAGCGGAGGGTCACGCGGGCGTTCTCCACCTTGTCGCCGTCGCTGTTGAAGCGAGCCGCCCGGAAGTCGATGTCGTAGGTCTGCCAAGTGCGCGGCGCGGTCGCCGCGTTGACGTCCGGCGCCTTCTGCCGGTAGATCGCGCCGGCATCGTCGATACGGGGCGTGGTGACCCCGAAGGACTCCAGTACCTGCATCTCGTAGCGCTCCTGGATGTAGACCCCGCTGTTGCCACGGGCCTGTCCGGTCACGTCCGGGGGGTAGTCCGGCTGGTACCACTCGGCGTGCATCCGGAAGTCGCCGAACTTCTCCTTCGTACGGATGTCCCCGCCGAGCGACTCGACCGAGCCGTTCGCCACCGGCCACTTCGCCGGACCACCGGCGGTCGACTCCCAGGCGTCGAGGTTGGTCCCGTCGAACAGGCTGACGCGCTTAGTGGGAGTGACGGTCAGATTGTCGAGGTTCACATGGCCGATGTCCTCGGACTCGTAGACGTAGGCGACGGTGTTCGCGCCCTTCCGCAGGGGCACCGACTCGACGTGGGTCGCCCAGGTGTTCCAGGTGCGTGTGCTGTCCAGCCAGATCTGCTTCCAGCGCTCGCCGTTGACGTACACGCTCATCGACCTGGGAACGGGCGCCGGGTCCGAGTTCATCCCGCTCGCGTACCGCAGCGCGAGGTCGTGCCGGCCTGCCTTGTCGGCCCGGACGGCGAACGTGGTACGGGAACCCGGTTCCCAGTTGCGGTCGACGAACCCCGCGCCGGAGTAGCCGGAGTGGTTGTCGTTGAACCCGGTCCCGCCGTCCAGCGAGGCGGACTCCGCCTCGTACACCGGCGGCGGCTCGGTGCCGTCGGGCAGCCTGTTGAGGGTGTACCACGCCTCGGTGCTCCACAGTTCGGCACCGGACTCGGCGTCGAAGGGGCGCGGGGACTGTACGTGCACCACCCGGCCGGGCCGCAGGCCGTCCATCTTCAGTGTGACGGTCCTGCGGTCCGCGGAGAGCGTCGCCGAGGTGACGTCGAGGGACTCCTCGTCGACCTTCGGGCCGCCGTACCTCGGCGTCGGCACATATCGCCACTGCTCGGCGGTGTACTTCGCCGCCAGGTCCTTCGCGGTCTCCTCGGACAGCGGCTGCGTGTACTCGATCGTGAAGCCGCCGTCGACCGCGCGCATGGCACGCATGTCGAACGCGTCGTCGCCGGTGAGCGAGAGCTTCTGAAGGCCGAACTTGAACTTGCCCTGCTGGCCCCAGTTGCCCGAGTCACCGATACCGCCGGCGTAGATCGCCCCGTCCGGGCCGAGGCTGATCCGGCTGACCCCGGCCTCCAGACCCTGCGTCATACGGAAGACCGCGCCCTGGTACTCGCCGCCGATCTTCTCCAGATACGCCCGCTGGAGGCCGCCGTAGGTCACGTCGCCGAACACCATCTGCCCGGCGAAGGGGCCCTTGGGCAGTACGAGGGGATTGCTCGGCGAGTTGGAGATCTCGCCGTGCGGCAGCCAGAGCACCGGCTCGGTCACCGGCTGGCTGTCGTACACGCCGTCGGGGTTCGTGTGGTGGTTGTAGAAGGCGCCCTGCTTGATGCGCACCAGCTTCGAAGTCGGCAGGTAGGCGCCCTGGTTGTCGGTGACGAAGATGTCGCCCTCCGGACCCCAGCCGAGGCCGTTCGGTGTACGCAGCCCTCCGGCCACGTAGGACACCTTGCCGGTGGCCTTGTTGATCTTGAGGGTGCTGCCGCGGTTGGGCACGAGCTGCGGGTCCCTGGTCGCGCCACCGGGAACCATGGCGATGCCCGTACTGACGTAGAAGTGCCCCTTCTCGTACAGCAGGCCGAACGCGAACTCGTGGTAGTTGCCGCCGAACGGCCAGGTCGCGATCTTGCGGTACTCGTCGGTGACCTCGTCACCGTCCTTGTCGATCAGCGCGGTCAGGCCGTCCTTCTCGGACACGTAGAGGGTGCCGTCGACGTACTTGAGGCCCATCGGCTCCAACAGGTCCTTGGCGACGAGCTTCTTGGTCACCTTCGACGGGTCGGTGGCGCCGGTGACGTTGTCCAGCAGATACACCTCGCCGAGTTCGCTCTCCCTGCTGCCGCCCCACGTGCTGATCGCCATACGGCCGTCCGGCAGCCAGTCCATGCCGGTGACCTGCGGCTCGAAGCCGTCCGGACGCAGATTCGTCAGCGTGTAGTCGGGGTGCACGCCGGCCAGCGGCAGACCGTCGCCCGGCGACTCGTCGACGCCTTCGCACGCCTTGCGTCCCGGTGAGGTGACGCGGGTGACGTCGGCGTCGGTGCTCAGCGCGGAAGTGGGCACGCGGGAGAACCCGGCCGCACCCGGCGGCTGCCACTCCAGCAGGAGGCGCTGGGTGAAGGCGCCGTCCCAGTGGTCGATGCGCAGCGGGTGATGCCCCTCGGTCAGCTCGACGGAGCCGTCCTTCGGCTGCGGGCCGTGCTTGCCGCCGTTGTCGATGATCTCCGTGCCGTCGACGATCAGCCGGGACCCGTCGTCGCTGGTGAGACGGAAGTTGTATTTGCCGGGCGTCTGGATGTTGAGGTAGCCGGTGACCTCGGTGACGAAATTCTCACCCATCCCGAAGTCTTCCGGGGTGGTCCAGTCGATCGTCGGCTTCAGCTGGTCGATGTTGGGTGTCTGGCCGGGTTTGAGCGTGCAGAAGTCCTCAAGGGGCACCTGCACGTCGAACACCCGCATGGTCACGCCCGGTTCCTGGGGCGGGATGTCGGGTGGCTACGCGTAGGCCTGTCCCGGCACGAGGGGCACCAGGAACAGCGCTGCGAAGAGTGCGACGAACGGCCGCATGGGCCTTCCTCCTTGAGGACAGAGGCAGCCGGCGGTCCAGTGGCTGACGGGCTGCCGCTCTCAGTGAAGGTGAGCCTCCACCGAAAAGGCAACGGTCGGGAAAGCGCTTTCTGACAACGATGGAAAAATCGGCGCCGTCCTGCCGCCACAGTTCGGCCTGTTGATCACCGGTAGGCCGAAAAATAGGCATAATAGCGGCAGTTGGCGGTTGATCTTCGGGGTGTCCGGAGTAGGAAGCGCTATCACTCCTGGTGAGGGCAGGCCGAGGACTACGGCAACACCGGGTCCGGCGACAATGGAGACACCTTCGGGCCGGGCGTCGATTCGCGTTCCGGCCCTCTCGCGGTCGGAGCGGAGCGACACCATGGCATGGGTAGTAGGAGCGGGCGCGCTCTTGGGGCTGCTGGCGATCACATCGGGAATCGTCACGCTTCGGACCGGGTGGATCGTGCCCACGGCACGCCGCCACGTCACCAGGCCCCGGCTCCACGCTCTCGGCGCCCTGCTCACGGGCACCTCCGTCCTTCTGCAGAGCCTCTTCCACTTCCAAGTCCTGCCGAGCGTCTCCTGGGAGGCCCGCTTCATCGGTGGGAACGCCCTCCTGCTTTCCGGGCTGCTCCTGATTGCCTTGGGCCAGCTGCTGCCGCTCCGCCGAAGCCACGATCACCCCGCCGCCAGGCCCTCCCGGTAGCCCGGATAGCGCGGCGTCCAGCCCAGCTCCGTGCGCGCACGTCCGTTGGAGACGCGTACGTCGACGTGGGTCATCACCTCGCCGATGTACGGCGCGGCCAGGCGGATCAGTCCGGCGGGGAGCACGAGGGGTCCGGGCGTACGGGTCGTACGCGCGACCTCCTCGATCAACTCGCGCCACGTGGCGGGGGTGTCGTCCACGACGTTGTAGGCGTGCCCCGCGACCCCGCGCTCCAGCGCGGCGACGGTCGCGGACGCCGCGTCCTCGTGGTGGATCAGGGCCAGTGTCCCGGAGTGCCCGGACGGCACCGGCAGCCGCCGCTTGCGCAGCAGGGCGGCGTAGATGTCGGTGTCGCCTCCGTAGAAGAGGCCGTAGCGCAGGGCGATGCCGTCGATGCCGGCCGGGGCGCCCAGGACCTGGTCCTCGGTGGACCTCAGCGCGGCGAGCACCGGGTCCGTCCTGGTCCCGGTGGGTACGGCGAACGGCGCCAGTTCCGTCAACGGCGCGCGTCCCAGGTACTGGAAGCCGTAGCCGAGGAACATCGACTGCGTGAGGAAACGGGTGGCCCCCAACTCCCCTGCCGCGTCGAGCAGGTTGCGCGTCCCCTCGACGCGCAGCCGGTTGGTCGGCTCCATGTCTCCGTACCGGGCGGGGGCCTTGGTCAGCGCGGTGAGTTCATGGATGACGGCATCGGCCGCCAGTCCGTCCACCGCCGCGAGCAGCGCGTCCCGGTCGAGCACATCGGCCACGACGGCGGTCGCGCCGGCCCGCTTGAGCCGGTCGGCGGCCCGCACGCGGCGCGTGACGCCGATGACGTCGTGACCGGCCTCGATCAGCCGGGGAACGAGAAAGCGGCCGAGCGTGCCGGAGGCTCCGGCGAGGAGAACCTTCATGACTCCTCCTTGGGAAGCTGTGCGGGAACAAGGGCGAGTGCCAGGTCGGTGAGGGTGTCCAGATAGGCGTCCTCGGTGACTCCGGTGGGATGGACGCCGCCGTAGATGTCGGCCATCAGCCAGTAGTGGGAGAGCGCGTCCTGAAGGATCGCGGCGACGGCCGACCAGTCCGTGTCCGGAACGCCGGGGGTCGCGTGGGCGGTCGCCTGGGCCTGGAGGAGCTGGGTGAGCGCCGCGTGATTGCGCGCGACCTCGGCCGTACGGAACTCCTCCAGCAGCTCGGGGAACGCGGCGAGGTCCCGCACCAGGATGCGGTTGACGTCCCGCTCGTATGCCAGCCGCTCCAGCCCGGACCTCGCGACGGCGCGCAGCAGCGCGCGAGGGTCGGTCGCCGGGGCCTCCGTACGGAGGAGTGCGGTGAGCGCGTCCCTCTTACGGATGCGCTCACGCAGACCGAAGCTCAGGATGTCCTTCTTACTGCGGAAGTGCTTGTACAACGCCCCGGATCCCGGTGAGAGCCCAGCAGCCCCCTCGATCTTCGAGATGGTGGTGGCGGTGTAGCCCAGCTCTCCGAACAGCCGCATGGCCTCGGTCAGTATCCGTGAACGGGTGTCGGGCACCGGCGCTCCAAGAAGAGTAACGAAAGCAAGTAAGTACTTGCTTTCCACGGTAACGCCCGAGCACGCGGCTGTGAACCCGTCGATGAGTTTCGGCCGGGCCGCGAGTCGGTACTGGTGAGCGTCGTAGGACGTCGTACGACGGCGCCGCCCGGCACCAGACACCACGGAGGACTTCATGACCACCACATCCGGCAACGCGAGCGGCGACCTCCCCGGAAAGCCGCCGGTCGTCGATCTGGCCACCTGGCAGGCGGCGCGCGACGAGCTGCTGATCCGCGAGAAGGCCCACACCCACGAGGGCGACGCGATCGCCGCGGCCCGCCGCCGGCTGCCGATGGTCGAGTTCGACGGGTCGGTCGAGGTCGTCGGCCCTGACGGCCCGGTGCCGTTCATCGACCTGTTCCAGGGCCGCGACGAGCTGGTGGTCTACAAGCACATGTGGCACGACGGCGCGCCGCACCAGGGCCAGTGCGAGGGCTGCACCGTCACGGCCTGGCACATGAAGGACGCCGCCTACCTCAACGCCCGCGGCGTCTCCTACGCCGTGCTGACCACGGGCCCGTGGGACGAGGTGGCCCCCTACGTCGAGTTCATGGGCTACACCGAGCCCTGGTACTCGGTGCGCGGCGTGGACGGACCGGCGGGCGGCCACATGGGCTACGTCACCTCCTACCTGCGCGACGGCGACCGCGTCTTCCTCACCTACTCCACGACGGGCCGCGGCAACGAGCCCGTCGCCGGGTCCTTCGCCCTGCTCGACATGACGCCGTACGGTCGCGGCGAGGCATGGGAGGACAACCCGGAGGGCAGGCCCGAGGGGCAGGACCCGTGCTGGTACTGGCGCTCGGACGCGGACGGGAACGCCACCTGGGGCCCGACCGGCCGCCCCGTTCCGCAGTGGACCCGCCCCGGCGCGACCCCCGAGAACACCCTTGGCCGAACGGGCCACCACTGACACGCCTCCGCCGAAGGGGTCGGCCCGCTCAGACGTCCGCCTGTGAAGCCCGCACGTACGCCCAGACGGTCTTCCCCGGGCCCGACCGCCCACTGATGCCCCACCGCACCGCGATCGCGTCCACGAGGACCAGCCCGCGGCCCCGCTCCTCGTCGGCGGCGGCGCCGCGGGGTGATCGCGCCGGCATCGCGCCGTGGGTGTCGGTCACCTCGATCCGTACGAGGTCCTTCGCCGTGTTGTACGCGAGCCGCAGCCCGAAGTCCCGCCCGGGGACCCGGCCGTGCAGGACGGCGTTCGCGGCCAGTTCGGCGACGACGAGAGCGGCGGCGTCGGACGGTTCGGAGCCGTAGGGAACGCCCCACGCGTCGAGCTGCTGCGTGGCGAGTCTCCGCGCGAGCCGCGCGCCTCGTCTGGTGGCGGAGAACCGCTGAGTGAACACACGTACGGTAACGGCCTCTTGGGCCTGCGGGGATGGCATGTGCCCAGCGTCCGGGCCGGATTGCGGGCTTCACCAGGGCCTACTCCAGTACACCTGCCCGCTGTACTGACTCACCCTCTGGACTGGGTGAGTAACTGCCAGTGATGCTGGACCAGTTGTGCAGGGTACGCATCGAGCGGAGCAGAGCCACGGAGAGGCGAACGGGTATGACGGCGGACGGCAGTGGTGGAGTGAGTAGTGAACCCGAGACGTCGGACAGTCTCAAGACCTTCGGGGCGGTCCTGAAGGCGCTGCGGGAGGAAGCCGGCCTCACTCAGGAGGAGTTCGCGCCCCGGGTTCAGTACTCGGTGCACTACATCGCCAAGATCGAACAGGGCAAGCGGTTCCCGCCGAAGACCCTGCCGGACCGGGCGGGGGTGGTCCTGGGCCCGGTCGCGAAGCGAGTGCTGACGGCGGGGGCGAGGAGTCTCACGAAGGGGGCGGGGCTTGCGTCGTGGTTCCGCAAGTGGGCGATCATCGAGGAGACGGCGATCTCGCTGTACGCGTACGAGTGCCGGGCGATTCCTGGGTTGTTGCAGCCGGAGTCGTACGCCAGAGCGCTCTCCGAGCGGAGGTTGCCGCCGCTCACCGAGGCGCAGATCGAGCTCCAGGTCACGGCTCGCATGGAGCGCCAACGGCTTTTGTCGGAGCGGGAGAACACGGCCTTCTGCTTCATCATCGAGGAGTCCGTCCTGGAGCGCCGAGCGGGTGGCGCGGCAGTCACGAGGACTGTCATCGAGCACCTGCTGGAGCAGGGTGCCCGGCGCAACGTGGAGATCCAGATCATGCCCACGCTCCAGGAGGATCACGCCGGAGCGGAGGGCCTTATGTACTTGGCCGAAACACCCGACAATCAGTGGCTCGGCTACTCTGAGGGTCAGCTGTCGAGCAACGTGATCGCCGCCCCGAACAACGTAAGCATTCTGCTCCAGCGCTATGGGAAGCTGCGCTCGCAAGCTCACAGCCATGAGGCTACGGTGAGTCTGCTGGAGCGACTGCGAGGAGCACTGTGAACACCACTCAACTGGTCTGGTTCAAGAGCAGCTACAGCGGCAGCGACGGCGACAATTGCCTCGAAGTCGCCTGGTTCAAGAGCACTTACAGCAGCGGTGACGGGGACAACTGCGTCGAGGTCGCCTGGGCGAAGAGCAGCTACAGCGGCGATGGCGGCGACAACTGCGTTGAGGTCGCCGCGCAGCCCCACGCCGTGCTCGTGCGGGACTCCAAGGATCCGCACGTCGGCCGCCTCACCCTCACCCCGGCCTCCTGGGCCGCCTTCACCGCACACCTCGTCGCGCGTTGACAGGGTGGCCCGGGTCTCCTCGGGCCACCCCATCCGCGTCAGCACATCTTCTGGCTGGCCGCCTGGCCCGCGAGCGGGTCGCCCGCCCTGCGCAGGGAGCCGACCGCCGCCGTGCAGTCCTTGACCGTGTCCGCGCCCCCGGACCAGAACTCCTGGCCGTTGTGGTCGGTCCACACCCGTGTGCCGAAGTAGTCCTCCTGGCTGTAGCTGTAGACGCCGACGCTCACGTCGTAATCCTTGCTGGTCTTACGGAATGAATCCCAGACCCAGAGATATCCGTAATTCTCGTTGCAGCTCTTCGAGTAGAATTGTTTGACGGACGCGACGTGCGCACCGGCCCTGTCGATGTACGCTGTCTTTCCGACCTGGTACGCGTCGGCACAGACTCCCGCGACCCGCGCTTTCGCGCTCGCCGGGTTTCCCGCCTCGCTCGGCGCGGTCGACTTGGCCGCCTTGGACGACTTCGAGGGGGCCGGTGCCGGGCCGTCGCCCGCGACAGCCGCGCCCGCCGGGATCAGAGCGAATGCGCAGGCCGCAGCCACGACTGCGCGCTTGGTGTAGCGCATGACAACACCTTTCTCTGAACACAAGGGCGCAGTAAACCCACGGGCCCGCCCATGGCGGCTACCGCTCGGTTATCGGGCCCGATGCGTCTTCTGGAATTTCATCCGAACACATAGGCAGACAAGGGATCTTCCCCGAGGGTTGCACGACTCCACGGGATTTGTTTCGGGCAGGTAAACGGAATTCCTGCCTCGGTTCCATTTCGATCTCCGGAGAGAGACATGACGACCGACAACGACGCTTCCACCGGCAGCAGGCGCCGGCCATGGCATGAACTCCCCCATTCCGTCCGGACAGGCATCGAGAACGTGCTCGGGGGGACGGTGGCGGCGGCCACGAGTCAGCGGGGCGGGTTCTCCGACGGGCTGGCGGCGCGGCTCCAACTGGCCGACGGGCGAAGGGCGTTCGCCAAGGCCGTGGACGCGGATGCGGCGCCGGGAGTGGCGGCGTTCCACCGGCGTGAGGTCGCGGTGAACGGCGGGCTGCCGCCCGGGGTTCCCGTACCGAGGCTTCTGGGGTCGCACGACGAGCAGGGGTGGGTGGCGCTCGTCTTCGAGGACGTGGAAGGGGCGCTGCCCGTACAGCCGTGGCGCGAGGACGAGTTAGAGCGGGTGCTCGACGCCTTGACCGGTCTGGCGGAGAGCCTGACTCCCGCGCCGCCGCTCAACTCGGGCGACGTGTCACCCCGGTTGGGCGGTTGGTCGCGTCTGGCGGAGGGGTCCCGGTCGCTCGCCAAGTTGTCCGTGATCGCTCCGGACGCCGCGCGTGAGCTGGACGATCACCTCGCGCTCGAGGCCCGGCTGCCCGAGGTGATCGCCGGGAACACGCTGACGCACGGGGACCTGTATCCGTTCAACGTCCTGCTCACCGAGGAGCGTGTGGTGGTCGTGGACTGGCCGCACGCGTGGACCGGCCCCGCGTACGCGGATCTGGTGATGCTGCTCGGGAGCGTGGCGCTCGGCGGGGTCGACCCGGAGCCGTACGCCGCGCGTCATCCGCTGCTGCGCGGTGTCGAACCGGAAGCGGTGGACGTGGTCATCTCGGCGCAGGCGGGGTTTCTGCTGGCGGCGGCGTGCTCGATGGACTCGGCGGACGCGGGGACGGATCCTCGGCTGGAGTCGATGATGACGGCACTGGGGCGGGCGTCGTTGCGGTGGCTGTCGTTGCGGCGGGTGTGAGTCTGCGGGTGCGTTTTCGGGCGGGGTCGTTTGGGCGGGGTGTTCTGTCCTCAATCGCCGGACGGGCTGAAAATGCGGCCCAGGTCGGACCTCGGAGACCGGGCGGGCCGAGATCCGGCCCGCCCGGCCAAGGGTCCGTCCTCAAACGCGGGACGGGCTGGAGGTGGCCCGGGGTCGGACTCAGACGCCGGACGAGGTACGGGGGCGGTCCTCGGACGGCAGAGGCGTCGCCGGCTCCGCCGGGCCCGACTCGCTGAGGCCGAAACGTGCGTGGAACTTGCGCAGGAAGCCCGGCGCGTACCAGGCCGTGCGGCCCAGCAGGCGCATCGCGGCCGGGACGAGTACGCCTCGTACGGCGACGGCGTCGATGAGGATCGCCAGCCCGCTGCCCAGGCCGAACATCTGCATGAAGCTGAGCTGCGCCGTACCGAAGGCGAAGAAGCTCACCGCCAGCAGACAGGCCGCCGCGGTGACGATGCCTCCCGTGTGCCCGAGGCCGTCGGCCACCGCCGACTCGTTGTCCTCGCCCAGGTCGTGGAGTTCCTTGATTCGGCTGGTGACGAACACCTCGTAGTCCATGGAGAGCCCGAAGGCGATGCAGAACATCAGCACCGTCATCGACACCTCCATCGGCTGCGCCGTGAAGCCGAGCAGGGAGGAGAGGTTCCCGTCCTGGAAGATCCAGGTCATGACGCCGAGGGTCGCTCCCAGGCTGATCACGTTGAGGACCAGGGCGCGCAGCGGTTGCACGATGCTTCCCGTGAAGAGGAAGAGCAGGAAGAACGTGGTGACGCCGACCAGGGCCACGGCGATCGGGAGCCGGCTGCTGATGCTTTCCTTGGAGTCGACCAGTTCGGCGTCGACACCGCCCACCAGGGGGTGTGTTCCGTCGGGCGGGGTGAGTGCCCTGACGTCCTCGACCAGGGTCTGTGCCTCGTCCGACCTCGGTGCCAGGGAACTGACCACGCTGATCCGCTGCGCGTCGGGCCGGCCGAGGGCGGCGTCGCCGGGGCCGGCCTCCGCGGGCTGACCGTCGGCGAACGTTCCCGCGCTGGTCTCGACGCGGGCCACGCCCTTGAGCTGGGACAGTTCGCCCGCGTACGTCTCCAACGGGGCCTTGCTCACGCGCTGTTCGATGACGATGTGCAGCGCGGCGGCGTCGCTGCCGTTGAAGTTCTTCTCCAGCGCCGTGGCGACCTGGCGGCTCTCGGCGCCCTCGGGCAGTACGCGTTCGTCCGGTGTGCCGAAGGTGATTCCCAGCAGGGGGCTCGCCGCCAGGAGCATGACCGCGAGCACCGGCAGCGCGGTGAGCGCGGGGCGCCGCATGACGGTGCGTGCCAGCCGTCCCCACACGGAGGTGCGGGCGTCGGGGCGCGCGGTCCTCGCCCAGGGGAGCTTCCCGCTGTTGACGCGGTGGCCGAGGACGACGAACAGGGCGGGCATCACGAACAGCGTGCCGATGGCGGCGATGGCGACGACCCCGACCCCCGCGTAGCCGAACGAGCGGAGGAAGTACTGCGGGAACACCAGCAGCGCCGCCAGCGCGGCGGCGACGGTCGCCGCAGAGAACGCGACCGTGCGGCCCGCGGTGTTGACGGTCCGCCGGACGGCGTCGTCCACGCTCGCCCCGGTGGCGAGTTGTTCCCTGAAGCGGCTGATCATCAGCAGGGCGTAGTCGATGCCGAGGCCCAGGCCCAGGGCGGTGGTGAGGTTGGTCGCGGAGTTGGAGACGTCGGTGAGGCTGCCGAGGACGGAGAGCTGCGCGAACGAGCCGAGGATGGCGATGATCGCGATGGCCAGCGGCAGCAGGGCCGCGACCACGCTGCCGAAGACAAACAGGAGCAGCAGGAGGGTCAGCGGGATGGCGATGGCCTCGGCGAGGATCAGGTCGTCGACCACTTGGGTCGACATGTCGCTGCCGACCGCGGCGCCGCCTCCGGCCTTGACCGTGAGCGTGTCCTGGTAGGTGCCGGTGTAGGTGTCGAGGAGTTCTGTGGCGTTCTTCTGCTGCTGTGTCTCGTCGCCCTTGACGTGGGCGAGCACCATGGCCTCGCGGCCGTCGCGGGAGCGGAGGTCGGGGCTGTCCGTCTCCCAGTACGACACGACGTTCGCGAGGGTCTTCTCGTTCTTGAGGTCGGCCACAAGGGCCCGGCCGCTCTTCTCCGCGGCCGGTGTGTCGACGCGGCCGTCGGCGGCACGGACCAGCAGGACCAGGTTCGTCTCGCCGCCGAACTTCTTGTCGATGACCTCGCCGGCCCGGGTGGACTGGGACGCCGGGTCGGCGAAGCCGCCGCCCAGCAGTTTGCCGAATGCGCCGGCGCCGACGGCGCCCATGAGGGCCACCACCACGACAGCGACGACAAGTACCGGCCGGGACCGGCGAATCGCCAGTTCGGCTATGCGTTCGAACACGCGCTTGCTCTCCTTTGCTTCCCTGCACGAAGACGACATGGGTCGGCCGGGTGCGGGTGCACGAGGGGGGCCGGCGCGGTGCTCGACGGAGGCTGCTCGCCCGTCGGATTCTTCGTCGCGGCGATGACGTTAGGTGAGCCCCCGCTGAGTTGGCAGTGCGAGATTTACTTAACACTGTTCATATTCTCGATTTCTGTCTTACGGTGGGCGCATGCCCGCAGACGAACCCATATCGGCCCGCCCCTCCCTGCGCGAGCGGCGCCGGGCCGCGGCCACTCAAGAGATCCTGGACGCCGCCGAGTCGCAGCTCGCCGAGGACGGGCCCGCAGCGCTGTCCCTGCGCGGGGTCGCGCGGAGTCTGGGCATGACC
This window of the Streptomyces niveus genome carries:
- a CDS encoding family 16 glycoside hydrolase — protein: MTMRVFDVQVPLEDFCTLKPGQTPNIDQLKPTIDWTTPEDFGMGENFVTEVTGYLNIQTPGKYNFRLTSDDGSRLIVDGTEIIDNGGKHGPQPKDGSVELTEGHHPLRIDHWDGAFTQRLLLEWQPPGAAGFSRVPTSALSTDADVTRVTSPGRKACEGVDESPGDGLPLAGVHPDYTLTNLRPDGFEPQVTGMDWLPDGRMAISTWGGSRESELGEVYLLDNVTGATDPSKVTKKLVAKDLLEPMGLKYVDGTLYVSEKDGLTALIDKDGDEVTDEYRKIATWPFGGNYHEFAFGLLYEKGHFYVSTGIAMVPGGATRDPQLVPNRGSTLKINKATGKVSYVAGGLRTPNGLGWGPEGDIFVTDNQGAYLPTSKLVRIKQGAFYNHHTNPDGVYDSQPVTEPVLWLPHGEISNSPSNPLVLPKGPFAGQMVFGDVTYGGLQRAYLEKIGGEYQGAVFRMTQGLEAGVSRISLGPDGAIYAGGIGDSGNWGQQGKFKFGLQKLSLTGDDAFDMRAMRAVDGGFTIEYTQPLSEETAKDLAAKYTAEQWRYVPTPRYGGPKVDEESLDVTSATLSADRRTVTLKMDGLRPGRVVHVQSPRPFDAESGAELWSTEAWYTLNRLPDGTEPPPVYEAESASLDGGTGFNDNHSGYSGAGFVDRNWEPGSRTTFAVRADKAGRHDLALRYASGMNSDPAPVPRSMSVYVNGERWKQIWLDSTRTWNTWATHVESVPLRKGANTVAYVYESEDIGHVNLDNLTVTPTKRVSLFDGTNLDAWESTAGGPAKWPVANGSVESLGGDIRTKEKFGDFRMHAEWYQPDYPPDVTGQARGNSGVYIQERYEMQVLESFGVTTPRIDDAGAIYRQKAPDVNAATAPRTWQTYDIDFRAARFNSDGDKVENARVTLRWNGKLVHNNVSINGTTGAGRPEGPAPGHIRLQDHGDPGDNPRFRNIWIERL
- a CDS encoding NAD-dependent epimerase/dehydratase family protein, whose translation is MKVLLAGASGTLGRFLVPRLIEAGHDVIGVTRRVRAADRLKRAGATAVVADVLDRDALLAAVDGLAADAVIHELTALTKAPARYGDMEPTNRLRVEGTRNLLDAAGELGATRFLTQSMFLGYGFQYLGRAPLTELAPFAVPTGTRTDPVLAALRSTEDQVLGAPAGIDGIALRYGLFYGGDTDIYAALLRKRRLPVPSGHSGTLALIHHEDAASATVAALERGVAGHAYNVVDDTPATWRELIEEVARTTRTPGPLVLPAGLIRLAAPYIGEVMTHVDVRVSNGRARTELGWTPRYPGYREGLAAG
- a CDS encoding TetR/AcrR family transcriptional regulator; translated protein: MPDTRSRILTEAMRLFGELGYTATTISKIEGAAGLSPGSGALYKHFRSKKDILSFGLRERIRKRDALTALLRTEAPATDPRALLRAVARSGLERLAYERDVNRILVRDLAAFPELLEEFRTAEVARNHAALTQLLQAQATAHATPGVPDTDWSAVAAILQDALSHYWLMADIYGGVHPTGVTEDAYLDTLTDLALALVPAQLPKEES
- a CDS encoding DUF899 domain-containing protein gives rise to the protein MTTTSGNASGDLPGKPPVVDLATWQAARDELLIREKAHTHEGDAIAAARRRLPMVEFDGSVEVVGPDGPVPFIDLFQGRDELVVYKHMWHDGAPHQGQCEGCTVTAWHMKDAAYLNARGVSYAVLTTGPWDEVAPYVEFMGYTEPWYSVRGVDGPAGGHMGYVTSYLRDGDRVFLTYSTTGRGNEPVAGSFALLDMTPYGRGEAWEDNPEGRPEGQDPCWYWRSDADGNATWGPTGRPVPQWTRPGATPENTLGRTGHH
- a CDS encoding ATP-binding protein, yielding MPSPQAQEAVTVRVFTQRFSATRRGARLARRLATQQLDAWGVPYGSEPSDAAALVVAELAANAVLHGRVPGRDFGLRLAYNTAKDLVRIEVTDTHGAMPARSPRGAAADEERGRGLVLVDAIAVRWGISGRSGPGKTVWAYVRASQADV
- a CDS encoding helix-turn-helix domain-containing protein — translated: MTADGSGGVSSEPETSDSLKTFGAVLKALREEAGLTQEEFAPRVQYSVHYIAKIEQGKRFPPKTLPDRAGVVLGPVAKRVLTAGARSLTKGAGLASWFRKWAIIEETAISLYAYECRAIPGLLQPESYARALSERRLPPLTEAQIELQVTARMERQRLLSERENTAFCFIIEESVLERRAGGAAVTRTVIEHLLEQGARRNVEIQIMPTLQEDHAGAEGLMYLAETPDNQWLGYSEGQLSSNVIAAPNNVSILLQRYGKLRSQAHSHEATVSLLERLRGAL
- a CDS encoding DUF397 domain-containing protein, coding for MNTTQLVWFKSSYSGSDGDNCLEVAWFKSTYSSGDGDNCVEVAWAKSSYSGDGGDNCVEVAAQPHAVLVRDSKDPHVGRLTLTPASWAAFTAHLVAR
- a CDS encoding aminoglycoside phosphotransferase family protein is translated as MTTDNDASTGSRRRPWHELPHSVRTGIENVLGGTVAAATSQRGGFSDGLAARLQLADGRRAFAKAVDADAAPGVAAFHRREVAVNGGLPPGVPVPRLLGSHDEQGWVALVFEDVEGALPVQPWREDELERVLDALTGLAESLTPAPPLNSGDVSPRLGGWSRLAEGSRSLAKLSVIAPDAARELDDHLALEARLPEVIAGNTLTHGDLYPFNVLLTEERVVVVDWPHAWTGPAYADLVMLLGSVALGGVDPEPYAARHPLLRGVEPEAVDVVISAQAGFLLAAACSMDSADAGTDPRLESMMTALGRASLRWLSLRRV